A window from Mixophyes fleayi isolate aMixFle1 chromosome 12, aMixFle1.hap1, whole genome shotgun sequence encodes these proteins:
- the LBHD2 gene encoding LBH domain-containing protein 2 — protein MTEVMNTCEPAMEDFLLSATSAAEGHAVQIFPDSHDKHPKLTKRLPSIVVEPTESGDVESGELRWPPEDISPTDDKREAQSCQGCSDVEGATRSTHEGEHYAGCRGGGNSTN, from the exons ATGACAGAAGTGATGAACACGTGTGAACCAGCCATGGAAGATTTCCTGCTAAGTGCTACGTCTGCGGCAGAAGGACACGCGGTTCAA ATCTTTCCAGACTCCCATGATAAGCACCCTAAGCTGACAAAGAGGTTACCGTCAATAGTGGTGGAGCCCACCGAGTCTGGAGACGTGGAAAGCGGAGAACTACGTTGGCCCCCGGAGGACATCTCACccacagatgacaagagagaGGCACAGTCCTGCCAAGGGTGTTCAGATGTTGAAG GTGCCACGCGTTCTACCCATGAAGGAGAACATTACgccggatgcagagggggcggaAATTCTACTAATTAA